A region from the Mya arenaria isolate MELC-2E11 chromosome 2, ASM2691426v1 genome encodes:
- the LOC128217471 gene encoding uncharacterized protein LOC128217471 isoform X3 yields MSSETVAKTVGKKLRYYFEVKRLEDGFDLSGTHSPQLNHPPLKSRPTLQYDGLHDRALKHYFSQPDVKTRLTQMHPTGGDLREDDLRQLLKRYMYKYRFITSQDESTKLQVNQPLKLVGFDNPPKKPDNHGNKRFPWQRPWEQQPAHNKHPTMPEWMYRNHPTQGRTIKPELVGFGVGLKSQKHKRIKGGFPVMRSVPSSKVTRGEAHRLIDVATKILVATERVQDMKSRPGSPTRKPAAPAPFERKKRPSTAKYSWDIHGRRHVRVKEEEAEDGNHPHSDRPRDKDDKDRPLSDRPRSYDDSFIPDWIIKDMFASRKRTQKKEHPEPPKEERPKTPEPKPSPRPRSAKYRHREATVINVPEPSVRREVVVNQGSQTADDVGIQTEKKLLEEYDHQEDEVKDGPWSEYQVYVRTGDRVGAATKADVRITLYGERGRTKEICLGNSSRNKVKFQRGKEDIFLFPAHHVGKLRKIKIGHDRPDLSFAWFLDGVSVYDMHEKRIYEFVCADWLSGRDGDRQTYKELKLDCERAFVEAYDDVRERSYPQAGRDRRKDENSNESKASKNDKRSVESIQGSRGERHSDSDDTSTSYSSSSSSNSGRGRRLSPRSKTPTKPREPSPPRQAAKDDFFDAKVSGPTFTFRSSKEDEVIQEEYLSGYKAGLNAASAEQKQEHKKEDAAKKSVLKGPTVHDAARSGDLDRMQTLLNYYPEMKEAKDESGLTPLHVSTQQGRLDIVKWLTALGINLNTETQTGYTAIHLAAMNGHLNCMIVLAAMGAALTCRSVDKQTPLHVAAMNGHLECVKWLIANRASLTTEDQLGRTALALADEYQHKEVAEFIQKCIDEARDPSSSLYAMRSSRKGLGTIEEDSSPRQERSTMWQNDTNPDSACANVGSESEGRKAREKHNSQSVQVGHCCTRCALCLCKAHFVSVYINVLNEHYIITHHVEFHIFTDIFQNTTFWFHDVIV; encoded by the exons ATGTCCTCAGAAACAGTGGCTAAAACTGTCGGCAAAAAGCT GCGATATTACTTCGAGGTGAAGAGACTGGAAGATGGCTTTGACCTGTCTGGTACCCATTCTCCACAGCTGAATCACCCACCATTAAAATCA CGCCCGACCCTCCAGTATGACGGGCTTCATGACCGGGCTCTTAAGCACTATTTCAGCCAACCAGATGTGAAAACTCGGCTCACACAGATGCACCCG ACGGGAGGTGACTTACGTGAAGATGATCTTAGACAGCTTCTCAAAcgatacatgtacaaatatagGTTCATT ACTTCCCAAGATGAGAGCACCAAGTTACAGGTTAACCAACCACTGAAACTGGTGGGATTTGACAACCCACCAAAGAAGCCTGATAACCATGGCAACAAGAGGTTTCCATGGCAACGGCCTTGGGAGCAGCAGCCGGCACACAACAAG cACCCGACAATGCCAGAGTGGATGTATCGCAACCATCCAACACAGGGGCGGACCATCAAACCAGAGTTGGTTGGCTTTGGAGTCGGTCTCAAGTCTCAAAAACACAA GCGTATCAAAGGTGGTTTTCCTGTGATGCGCTCTGTGCCGAGCAGTAAGGTTACGAGGGGAGAGGCCCACAGACTCATTGATGTGGCAACAAAGATACTCGTTGCTACA GAGCGTGTTCAAGACATGAAATCCCGGCCTGGCAGCCCCACACGGAAACCTGCTGCTCCAGCACCGTTTGAG agGAAGAAGCGACCTTCAACAGCCAAGTACTCGTGGGATATACATGGCAGAAGGCATGTCAGGGTCAAG GAAGAGGAAGCAGAAGATGGGAACCATCCTCATTCTGACAGACCTCGG GATAAAGATGACAAGGACCGGCCATTATCAGATAGACCCAGG TCTTACGATGACAGCTTCATTCCTGACTGGATCAT AAAAGATATGTTCGCTTCCCGAAAAAG GACACAGAAGAAGGAGCACCCAGAGCCTCCTAAAGAAGAGCGTCCCAAAACACCCGAACCAAAACCTTCCCCACGCCCAAGGTCGGCCAAGTATCGTCATCGGGAAGCCACAGTGATTAATGTCCCAGAGCCATCAGTAAGGCGAGAGGTTGTAGTGAACCAGGGATCGCAGACGGCTGATGATGTTGGCATACAGACGGAGAAGAAACTACTGGAGGAATATGATCAT CAAGAGGATGAGGTAAAGGATGGGCCATGGAGCGAGTACCAGGTATACGTCAGGACAGGTGACAGGGTTGGGGCCGCCACCAAGGCAGATGTGCGTATCACACTGTACGGGGAGCGTGGACGTACAAAGGAGATTTGTCTCGGCAACTCCTCCAGGAATAAGGTCAAGTTCCAGAGGGGAAAG GAGGACATATTTTTGTTCCCAGCTCACCATGTTGGAAAACTTAGGAAAATCAAAATTGGACATGACAGACCAGATCTTA GTTTTGCTTGGTTTTTGGACGGAGTATCTGTCTATGACATGCATGAGAAGCGGATATATGAGTTTGTGTGCGCCGATTGGCTATCAGGGCGTGATggagacagacagacatacaagGAGCTGAAACTGGACTGTGAGAGGGCTTTTGTTGAAG CATATGATGATGTGCGTGAACGGTCGTACCCACAAGCTGGGCGAGACAGGAGAAAAGATGAGAACTCGAATGAGAGTAAGGCATCAAAAAATGACAAGCGCAGTGTGGAGTCCATACAGGGTAGTCGTGGTGAGCGACACAGTGACAGCGATGACACATCAACCTCATATTCCTCATCCAGCTCATCAAATTCAG GTAGAGGACGAAGATTATCTCCTCGTTCCAAAACTCCAACCAAACCCAGGGAACCATCCCCACCAAGACAGGCAGCAAAGGACGACTTTTTCGATGCCAAAGTATCAGGCCCAACATTTACGTTCCGCAGCTCGAAGGAGGATGAAGTTATACAGGAGGAATATCTATCTGGGTACAAG GCTGGTCTGAATGCAGCATCAGCGGAACAGAAGCAGGAGCACAAGAAAGAGGATGCTGCCAAGAAAAGTGTACTGAAGGGGCCCACTGTGCATGATGCAGCACGCTCTGGAGACCTTGACAGGATGCAGACACTCCTCAACTACTATCCTGAGATGAAAGA GGCCAAAGATGAGTCAGGATTAACTCCCCTGCATGTGTCGACCCAGCAGGGCCGACTGGATATCGTCAAGTGGTTAACTGCCCTTGGAATCAACCTCAACACTGAGACCCAAACTGGTTACACTGCCATCCACCTCGCTGCAATGAATGGACACCTCAACTGCATGATT GTTCTGGCCGCTATGGGAGCTGCCCTGACCTGTAGATCTGTGGACAAACAGACACCGCTCCATGTGGCCGCTATGAA TGGTCACCTGGAATGTGTGAAGTGGCTGATAGCAAACCGGGCAAGCTTGACAACGGAGGACCAGCTGGGACGGACGGCCCTCGCCCTTGCTGATGAGTACCAGCACAAGGAGGTGGCTGAGTTCATACAGAAGTGTATTGACGAGGCTCGCGACCCCAGCAGCAGCCTCTATGCCATGAGGTCATCCAGGAAAGG GCTGGGTACAATAGAGGAGGACAGCAGTCCCCGGCAAGAGCGCAGCACTATGTGGCAAAATGAT ACTAACCCAGACTCTGCATGCGCAAATGTGGGCAGTGAGTCTGAAGGTAGAAAAGCACGAGAAAAACATAATTCTCAGTCTGTACAGGTCGGTCACTGTTGTACACGTTGTGCACTTTGTTTGTGTAAGGCACATTTTGTATcagtttatataaatgtattgaatgaacattatattattaCCCATCATGTTGAGTTTCACATTTTCACGGACATATTCCAGAACACCACCTTTTGGTTTCATGATGTAATTGTTTAA
- the LOC128217471 gene encoding uncharacterized protein LOC128217471 isoform X9 translates to MSSETVAKTVGKKLRYYFEVKRLEDGFDLSGTHSPQLNHPPLKSRPTLQYDGLHDRALKHYFSQPDVKTRLTQMHPTGGDLREDDLRQLLKRYMYKYRFITSQDESTKLQVNQPLKLVGFDNPPKKPDNHGNKRFPWQRPWEQQPAHNKHPTMPEWMYRNHPTQGRTIKPELVGFGVGLKSQKHKRIKGGFPVMRSVPSSKVTRGEAHRLIDVATKILVATERVQDMKSRPGSPTRKPAAPAPFERKKRPSTAKYSWDIHGRRHVRVKDKDDKDRPLSDRPRSYDDSFIPDWIMTQKKEHPEPPKEERPKTPEPKPSPRPRSAKYRHREATVINVPEPSVRREVVVNQGSQTADDVGIQTEKKLLEEYDHQEDEVKDGPWSEYQVYVRTGDRVGAATKADVRITLYGERGRTKEICLGNSSRNKVKFQRGKEDIFLFPAHHVGKLRKIKIGHDRPDLSFAWFLDGVSVYDMHEKRIYEFVCADWLSGRDGDRQTYKELKLDCERAFVEAYDDVRERSYPQAGRDRRKDENSNESKASKNDKRSVESIQGSRGERHSDSDDTSTSYSSSSSSNSGRGRRLSPRSKTPTKPREPSPPRQAAKDDFFDAKVSGPTFTFRSSKEDEVIQEEYLSGYKAGLNAASAEQKQEHKKEDAAKKSVLKGPTVHDAARSGDLDRMQTLLNYYPEMKEAKDESGLTPLHVSTQQGRLDIVKWLTALGINLNTETQTGYTAIHLAAMNGHLNCMIVLAAMGAALTCRSVDKQTPLHVAAMNGHLECVKWLIANRASLTTEDQLGRTALALADEYQHKEVAEFIQKCIDEARDPSSSLYAMRSSRKGLGTIEEDSSPRQERSTMWQNDTNPDSACANVGSESEGRKAREKHNSQSVQVGHCCTRCALCLCKAHFVSVYINVLNEHYIITHHVEFHIFTDIFQNTTFWFHDVIV, encoded by the exons ATGTCCTCAGAAACAGTGGCTAAAACTGTCGGCAAAAAGCT GCGATATTACTTCGAGGTGAAGAGACTGGAAGATGGCTTTGACCTGTCTGGTACCCATTCTCCACAGCTGAATCACCCACCATTAAAATCA CGCCCGACCCTCCAGTATGACGGGCTTCATGACCGGGCTCTTAAGCACTATTTCAGCCAACCAGATGTGAAAACTCGGCTCACACAGATGCACCCG ACGGGAGGTGACTTACGTGAAGATGATCTTAGACAGCTTCTCAAAcgatacatgtacaaatatagGTTCATT ACTTCCCAAGATGAGAGCACCAAGTTACAGGTTAACCAACCACTGAAACTGGTGGGATTTGACAACCCACCAAAGAAGCCTGATAACCATGGCAACAAGAGGTTTCCATGGCAACGGCCTTGGGAGCAGCAGCCGGCACACAACAAG cACCCGACAATGCCAGAGTGGATGTATCGCAACCATCCAACACAGGGGCGGACCATCAAACCAGAGTTGGTTGGCTTTGGAGTCGGTCTCAAGTCTCAAAAACACAA GCGTATCAAAGGTGGTTTTCCTGTGATGCGCTCTGTGCCGAGCAGTAAGGTTACGAGGGGAGAGGCCCACAGACTCATTGATGTGGCAACAAAGATACTCGTTGCTACA GAGCGTGTTCAAGACATGAAATCCCGGCCTGGCAGCCCCACACGGAAACCTGCTGCTCCAGCACCGTTTGAG agGAAGAAGCGACCTTCAACAGCCAAGTACTCGTGGGATATACATGGCAGAAGGCATGTCAGGGTCAAG GATAAAGATGACAAGGACCGGCCATTATCAGATAGACCCAGG TCTTACGATGACAGCTTCATTCCTGACTGGATCAT GACACAGAAGAAGGAGCACCCAGAGCCTCCTAAAGAAGAGCGTCCCAAAACACCCGAACCAAAACCTTCCCCACGCCCAAGGTCGGCCAAGTATCGTCATCGGGAAGCCACAGTGATTAATGTCCCAGAGCCATCAGTAAGGCGAGAGGTTGTAGTGAACCAGGGATCGCAGACGGCTGATGATGTTGGCATACAGACGGAGAAGAAACTACTGGAGGAATATGATCAT CAAGAGGATGAGGTAAAGGATGGGCCATGGAGCGAGTACCAGGTATACGTCAGGACAGGTGACAGGGTTGGGGCCGCCACCAAGGCAGATGTGCGTATCACACTGTACGGGGAGCGTGGACGTACAAAGGAGATTTGTCTCGGCAACTCCTCCAGGAATAAGGTCAAGTTCCAGAGGGGAAAG GAGGACATATTTTTGTTCCCAGCTCACCATGTTGGAAAACTTAGGAAAATCAAAATTGGACATGACAGACCAGATCTTA GTTTTGCTTGGTTTTTGGACGGAGTATCTGTCTATGACATGCATGAGAAGCGGATATATGAGTTTGTGTGCGCCGATTGGCTATCAGGGCGTGATggagacagacagacatacaagGAGCTGAAACTGGACTGTGAGAGGGCTTTTGTTGAAG CATATGATGATGTGCGTGAACGGTCGTACCCACAAGCTGGGCGAGACAGGAGAAAAGATGAGAACTCGAATGAGAGTAAGGCATCAAAAAATGACAAGCGCAGTGTGGAGTCCATACAGGGTAGTCGTGGTGAGCGACACAGTGACAGCGATGACACATCAACCTCATATTCCTCATCCAGCTCATCAAATTCAG GTAGAGGACGAAGATTATCTCCTCGTTCCAAAACTCCAACCAAACCCAGGGAACCATCCCCACCAAGACAGGCAGCAAAGGACGACTTTTTCGATGCCAAAGTATCAGGCCCAACATTTACGTTCCGCAGCTCGAAGGAGGATGAAGTTATACAGGAGGAATATCTATCTGGGTACAAG GCTGGTCTGAATGCAGCATCAGCGGAACAGAAGCAGGAGCACAAGAAAGAGGATGCTGCCAAGAAAAGTGTACTGAAGGGGCCCACTGTGCATGATGCAGCACGCTCTGGAGACCTTGACAGGATGCAGACACTCCTCAACTACTATCCTGAGATGAAAGA GGCCAAAGATGAGTCAGGATTAACTCCCCTGCATGTGTCGACCCAGCAGGGCCGACTGGATATCGTCAAGTGGTTAACTGCCCTTGGAATCAACCTCAACACTGAGACCCAAACTGGTTACACTGCCATCCACCTCGCTGCAATGAATGGACACCTCAACTGCATGATT GTTCTGGCCGCTATGGGAGCTGCCCTGACCTGTAGATCTGTGGACAAACAGACACCGCTCCATGTGGCCGCTATGAA TGGTCACCTGGAATGTGTGAAGTGGCTGATAGCAAACCGGGCAAGCTTGACAACGGAGGACCAGCTGGGACGGACGGCCCTCGCCCTTGCTGATGAGTACCAGCACAAGGAGGTGGCTGAGTTCATACAGAAGTGTATTGACGAGGCTCGCGACCCCAGCAGCAGCCTCTATGCCATGAGGTCATCCAGGAAAGG GCTGGGTACAATAGAGGAGGACAGCAGTCCCCGGCAAGAGCGCAGCACTATGTGGCAAAATGAT ACTAACCCAGACTCTGCATGCGCAAATGTGGGCAGTGAGTCTGAAGGTAGAAAAGCACGAGAAAAACATAATTCTCAGTCTGTACAGGTCGGTCACTGTTGTACACGTTGTGCACTTTGTTTGTGTAAGGCACATTTTGTATcagtttatataaatgtattgaatgaacattatattattaCCCATCATGTTGAGTTTCACATTTTCACGGACATATTCCAGAACACCACCTTTTGGTTTCATGATGTAATTGTTTAA
- the LOC128217471 gene encoding uncharacterized protein LOC128217471 isoform X11, with the protein MSSETVAKTVGKKLRYYFEVKRLEDGFDLSGTHSPQLNHPPLKSRPTLQYDGLHDRALKHYFSQPDVKTRLTQMHPTGGDLREDDLRQLLKRYMYKYRFITSQDESTKLQVNQPLKLVGFDNPPKKPDNHGNKRFPWQRPWEQQPAHNKHPTMPEWMYRNHPTQGRTIKPELVGFGVGLKSQKHKRIKGGFPVMRSVPSSKVTRGEAHRLIDVATKILVATERVQDMKSRPGSPTRKPAAPAPFERKKRPSTAKYSWDIHGRRHVRVKSYDDSFIPDWIIKDMFASRKRTQKKEHPEPPKEERPKTPEPKPSPRPRSAKYRHREATVINVPEPSVRREVVVNQGSQTADDVGIQTEKKLLEEYDHQEDEVKDGPWSEYQVYVRTGDRVGAATKADVRITLYGERGRTKEICLGNSSRNKVKFQRGKEDIFLFPAHHVGKLRKIKIGHDRPDLSFAWFLDGVSVYDMHEKRIYEFVCADWLSGRDGDRQTYKELKLDCERAFVEAYDDVRERSYPQAGRDRRKDENSNESKASKNDKRSVESIQGSRGERHSDSDDTSTSYSSSSSSNSGRGRRLSPRSKTPTKPREPSPPRQAAKDDFFDAKVSGPTFTFRSSKEDEVIQEEYLSGYKAGLNAASAEQKQEHKKEDAAKKSVLKGPTVHDAARSGDLDRMQTLLNYYPEMKEAKDESGLTPLHVSTQQGRLDIVKWLTALGINLNTETQTGYTAIHLAAMNGHLNCMIVLAAMGAALTCRSVDKQTPLHVAAMNGHLECVKWLIANRASLTTEDQLGRTALALADEYQHKEVAEFIQKCIDEARDPSSSLYAMRSSRKGLGTIEEDSSPRQERSTMWQNDTNPDSACANVGSESEGRKAREKHNSQSVQVGHCCTRCALCLCKAHFVSVYINVLNEHYIITHHVEFHIFTDIFQNTTFWFHDVIV; encoded by the exons ATGTCCTCAGAAACAGTGGCTAAAACTGTCGGCAAAAAGCT GCGATATTACTTCGAGGTGAAGAGACTGGAAGATGGCTTTGACCTGTCTGGTACCCATTCTCCACAGCTGAATCACCCACCATTAAAATCA CGCCCGACCCTCCAGTATGACGGGCTTCATGACCGGGCTCTTAAGCACTATTTCAGCCAACCAGATGTGAAAACTCGGCTCACACAGATGCACCCG ACGGGAGGTGACTTACGTGAAGATGATCTTAGACAGCTTCTCAAAcgatacatgtacaaatatagGTTCATT ACTTCCCAAGATGAGAGCACCAAGTTACAGGTTAACCAACCACTGAAACTGGTGGGATTTGACAACCCACCAAAGAAGCCTGATAACCATGGCAACAAGAGGTTTCCATGGCAACGGCCTTGGGAGCAGCAGCCGGCACACAACAAG cACCCGACAATGCCAGAGTGGATGTATCGCAACCATCCAACACAGGGGCGGACCATCAAACCAGAGTTGGTTGGCTTTGGAGTCGGTCTCAAGTCTCAAAAACACAA GCGTATCAAAGGTGGTTTTCCTGTGATGCGCTCTGTGCCGAGCAGTAAGGTTACGAGGGGAGAGGCCCACAGACTCATTGATGTGGCAACAAAGATACTCGTTGCTACA GAGCGTGTTCAAGACATGAAATCCCGGCCTGGCAGCCCCACACGGAAACCTGCTGCTCCAGCACCGTTTGAG agGAAGAAGCGACCTTCAACAGCCAAGTACTCGTGGGATATACATGGCAGAAGGCATGTCAGGGTCAAG TCTTACGATGACAGCTTCATTCCTGACTGGATCAT AAAAGATATGTTCGCTTCCCGAAAAAG GACACAGAAGAAGGAGCACCCAGAGCCTCCTAAAGAAGAGCGTCCCAAAACACCCGAACCAAAACCTTCCCCACGCCCAAGGTCGGCCAAGTATCGTCATCGGGAAGCCACAGTGATTAATGTCCCAGAGCCATCAGTAAGGCGAGAGGTTGTAGTGAACCAGGGATCGCAGACGGCTGATGATGTTGGCATACAGACGGAGAAGAAACTACTGGAGGAATATGATCAT CAAGAGGATGAGGTAAAGGATGGGCCATGGAGCGAGTACCAGGTATACGTCAGGACAGGTGACAGGGTTGGGGCCGCCACCAAGGCAGATGTGCGTATCACACTGTACGGGGAGCGTGGACGTACAAAGGAGATTTGTCTCGGCAACTCCTCCAGGAATAAGGTCAAGTTCCAGAGGGGAAAG GAGGACATATTTTTGTTCCCAGCTCACCATGTTGGAAAACTTAGGAAAATCAAAATTGGACATGACAGACCAGATCTTA GTTTTGCTTGGTTTTTGGACGGAGTATCTGTCTATGACATGCATGAGAAGCGGATATATGAGTTTGTGTGCGCCGATTGGCTATCAGGGCGTGATggagacagacagacatacaagGAGCTGAAACTGGACTGTGAGAGGGCTTTTGTTGAAG CATATGATGATGTGCGTGAACGGTCGTACCCACAAGCTGGGCGAGACAGGAGAAAAGATGAGAACTCGAATGAGAGTAAGGCATCAAAAAATGACAAGCGCAGTGTGGAGTCCATACAGGGTAGTCGTGGTGAGCGACACAGTGACAGCGATGACACATCAACCTCATATTCCTCATCCAGCTCATCAAATTCAG GTAGAGGACGAAGATTATCTCCTCGTTCCAAAACTCCAACCAAACCCAGGGAACCATCCCCACCAAGACAGGCAGCAAAGGACGACTTTTTCGATGCCAAAGTATCAGGCCCAACATTTACGTTCCGCAGCTCGAAGGAGGATGAAGTTATACAGGAGGAATATCTATCTGGGTACAAG GCTGGTCTGAATGCAGCATCAGCGGAACAGAAGCAGGAGCACAAGAAAGAGGATGCTGCCAAGAAAAGTGTACTGAAGGGGCCCACTGTGCATGATGCAGCACGCTCTGGAGACCTTGACAGGATGCAGACACTCCTCAACTACTATCCTGAGATGAAAGA GGCCAAAGATGAGTCAGGATTAACTCCCCTGCATGTGTCGACCCAGCAGGGCCGACTGGATATCGTCAAGTGGTTAACTGCCCTTGGAATCAACCTCAACACTGAGACCCAAACTGGTTACACTGCCATCCACCTCGCTGCAATGAATGGACACCTCAACTGCATGATT GTTCTGGCCGCTATGGGAGCTGCCCTGACCTGTAGATCTGTGGACAAACAGACACCGCTCCATGTGGCCGCTATGAA TGGTCACCTGGAATGTGTGAAGTGGCTGATAGCAAACCGGGCAAGCTTGACAACGGAGGACCAGCTGGGACGGACGGCCCTCGCCCTTGCTGATGAGTACCAGCACAAGGAGGTGGCTGAGTTCATACAGAAGTGTATTGACGAGGCTCGCGACCCCAGCAGCAGCCTCTATGCCATGAGGTCATCCAGGAAAGG GCTGGGTACAATAGAGGAGGACAGCAGTCCCCGGCAAGAGCGCAGCACTATGTGGCAAAATGAT ACTAACCCAGACTCTGCATGCGCAAATGTGGGCAGTGAGTCTGAAGGTAGAAAAGCACGAGAAAAACATAATTCTCAGTCTGTACAGGTCGGTCACTGTTGTACACGTTGTGCACTTTGTTTGTGTAAGGCACATTTTGTATcagtttatataaatgtattgaatgaacattatattattaCCCATCATGTTGAGTTTCACATTTTCACGGACATATTCCAGAACACCACCTTTTGGTTTCATGATGTAATTGTTTAA